From Novosphingobium resinovorum, the proteins below share one genomic window:
- the bcsD gene encoding cellulose biosynthesis protein BcsD: MKMQAFPQPRSGPSDNAVGGLALLAIATASEVSEGIPEEQAHGFFLAIGRRMAALEPLDGVNDASVLCARINAFWQALDWGEIELAVGREAIIVRHRDLPTEIAPDRAGHWARMLLGVLEGAYDSWFRVLGSGPALRTTAEWKGETLELRHGR, translated from the coding sequence ATGAAGATGCAGGCCTTTCCCCAGCCCCGCAGCGGGCCTTCGGACAATGCCGTTGGCGGCCTCGCGCTGCTGGCGATCGCCACCGCCTCGGAAGTGTCCGAGGGTATCCCCGAGGAACAGGCGCACGGCTTCTTCCTCGCCATCGGCCGCCGCATGGCCGCGCTGGAACCGCTTGACGGCGTGAACGACGCATCGGTGCTCTGCGCGCGGATCAACGCGTTCTGGCAGGCGCTGGACTGGGGCGAGATCGAACTGGCGGTCGGCCGCGAGGCCATCATCGTGCGCCACCGCGACCTGCCGACCGAGATCGCGCCCGACCGTGCGGGCCACTGGGCACGCATGCTGCTCGGCGTCCTGGAAGGGGCTTATGACAGCTGGTTCCGGGTCCTCGGCAGCGGACCGGCGCTGCGCACCACTGCGGAATGGAAGGGGGAGACGCTCGAGCTTCGTCATGGCCGCTGA
- a CDS encoding cellulose biosynthesis protein BcsC, with protein sequence MTISRTSKFGVALLLSTAPLTLGALPAVAEAQSAGVEALVKQAQYWRSKGREDLAQQAMKRARALDPNNPALKAPAQAPKPAAPKPAPKPVAKPAAAKPAPAPKAAPAPARAAAPKPTPAPTPTPAPVSAADRAGRARVSGFDALNDGNLGSAASQFQRALGVNRRDPDALGGLGLVRLREGQFAEAASLLEQASANGKASQWAEGLSAARFFAGVDETKGLIAQNRLAEAQSRAEQLARSGYKEPGPALELLADVYERQSRYADAADLYRQAAQGGTAADDKRLQLRAARGRALAAAERGDDFGAVREFQQGLVIDPSDPWIRYEFAQFQIERGRVPEAESLIRSLATSGNADSLYAAALLNNDLGRASEADRLITMIPETQRTAPMRNLALSVKTDAAIARAKAMAASGQGAQAVGGLRQLGAMASIPAGKQAAVANALFDLGDTQGAAEVAANAATGRIDNIADYEGLIGVLTRTGRSDLAQQALQRASQLAGSSAEGQKAYARISAGMMVGQADEARMGGRYAESFDILQQAYAAAPDNTEIMSGLARLYQTGGMPAKAAQTYQLVLARKPNDKDALLGLADTAQGAGDRDLSEQAQKQVLRLYGQDYQVRMGLANVERARGNDRAAVALLKDARALYARQSGGVAMGGNPFAGMSTAGGANPFRNQMQAAPQQVNPFALGGGTRLPAAYPQQAPQSGFGYAAPQQASAFGAAPVGLGTGQSGFGGFAGAQAPQAYAAPQANYSAPDRYASPSGSTAPAAAWAAPASAPGYDGPQVPVAYAGDPVMTQIQSQIDQLAQDTGPRVDVQTGYRGRSGETGLSKLDEIKGSAKFSTGAAGGRVFAKAEAVVIDAGRPTGSGLARFGRNATPEAQGIVAAQPSALVNADTQNGSGVALSAGYENDWVQIEGGTTPIGMGKTKFAGRAAVTPKLGPNVRATAFVEQKPVTDSIVSYAGTRDPVTGERWGQVMRTAGGLGLSYDENGSGVYAEARYYRLRGENVANNDGIEANVGGYLEAYKGRNSRVTVGLNVNYQAYDKSQNYFTFGNGGYFSPQNFISVGFPVNYTMQDARWDVAASFTPGFQSYKEDQTAIYPTDDTAQAELNALKAENSDVRSYFDSLSKTGFALSAQGSLYYKITPNTRIGGELGYNTFGSYDEFRSILGVRQSFGSTGK encoded by the coding sequence ATGACGATTTCGCGTACCTCCAAGTTCGGTGTCGCCCTGCTGCTCTCGACCGCGCCTTTGACTCTTGGGGCGCTGCCCGCGGTGGCCGAGGCGCAGAGCGCGGGCGTCGAGGCGCTGGTGAAGCAGGCCCAGTACTGGCGCTCGAAGGGGCGTGAGGATCTCGCCCAGCAGGCGATGAAGCGCGCCCGCGCGCTCGATCCGAACAACCCGGCGCTCAAGGCTCCAGCACAGGCGCCCAAGCCGGCCGCTCCCAAGCCCGCGCCGAAACCTGTGGCCAAACCCGCTGCGGCGAAGCCTGCACCCGCGCCCAAGGCCGCCCCGGCTCCTGCGCGCGCCGCTGCGCCCAAGCCGACGCCTGCGCCGACCCCGACGCCCGCTCCCGTCTCGGCCGCCGACCGCGCGGGGCGTGCCCGTGTCTCAGGCTTCGATGCGCTGAATGACGGCAATCTCGGTTCGGCGGCCTCGCAGTTCCAGCGGGCGCTTGGCGTCAACCGCCGCGATCCCGATGCGCTCGGCGGTCTCGGTCTCGTGCGGCTGCGCGAGGGGCAGTTCGCCGAAGCGGCCAGCCTGCTCGAACAGGCTTCGGCGAATGGCAAGGCAAGCCAGTGGGCCGAGGGCCTGTCCGCTGCGCGCTTCTTCGCGGGGGTGGACGAAACCAAGGGCCTGATCGCCCAGAACCGCCTCGCCGAAGCGCAGAGCCGTGCCGAGCAGCTGGCGCGCTCAGGCTACAAGGAACCCGGCCCGGCGCTCGAACTGCTGGCCGACGTATACGAGCGCCAGAGTCGCTATGCCGACGCTGCCGACCTCTATCGTCAGGCCGCGCAGGGCGGTACGGCTGCCGACGACAAGCGCCTGCAGCTGCGCGCCGCGCGCGGGCGGGCGCTCGCCGCCGCCGAGCGCGGTGACGACTTCGGCGCCGTGCGCGAATTCCAGCAGGGCCTCGTCATCGACCCCAGCGATCCGTGGATTCGCTACGAATTCGCCCAGTTCCAGATCGAGCGCGGCCGCGTGCCCGAAGCGGAATCGCTGATCCGTTCACTGGCGACCAGCGGCAATGCCGACTCGCTCTATGCCGCCGCGCTGCTCAACAACGACCTCGGCCGGGCGAGCGAGGCCGACCGCCTCATCACCATGATCCCCGAAACGCAGCGCACCGCGCCGATGCGCAATCTTGCGCTCAGCGTGAAGACCGACGCCGCCATCGCCCGCGCCAAGGCCATGGCCGCCAGCGGGCAGGGCGCGCAGGCAGTGGGCGGTTTGCGCCAGCTCGGCGCGATGGCCTCGATCCCCGCGGGCAAGCAGGCCGCCGTCGCCAACGCGCTGTTCGACCTCGGCGACACGCAGGGTGCGGCCGAAGTCGCCGCCAACGCCGCGACCGGCCGCATCGACAACATCGCCGATTACGAGGGCCTGATCGGCGTCCTCACCCGCACTGGCCGCAGCGACCTTGCCCAGCAGGCGCTCCAGCGCGCCTCGCAACTGGCAGGTTCCAGCGCCGAAGGACAGAAGGCCTATGCTCGCATCAGTGCGGGCATGATGGTCGGGCAGGCCGACGAGGCCCGCATGGGCGGCCGCTATGCCGAGAGCTTCGACATTCTCCAGCAGGCCTATGCCGCCGCGCCGGACAATACCGAGATTATGTCCGGCCTTGCCCGACTCTACCAGACCGGCGGGATGCCTGCGAAGGCGGCGCAGACCTACCAGCTGGTGCTGGCGCGCAAGCCCAACGACAAGGACGCGCTGCTCGGCCTTGCCGACACCGCACAGGGTGCGGGTGACCGCGACTTGTCGGAACAGGCCCAGAAGCAGGTGCTGCGGCTCTACGGGCAGGACTATCAGGTCCGCATGGGCCTCGCCAACGTCGAGCGCGCACGCGGCAACGACCGTGCGGCGGTGGCGCTGCTCAAGGACGCCCGTGCCCTCTACGCGCGCCAGAGCGGCGGCGTGGCGATGGGCGGCAACCCCTTCGCAGGCATGAGCACCGCAGGCGGCGCGAACCCGTTCCGGAACCAGATGCAGGCAGCACCGCAGCAGGTGAACCCCTTCGCGCTCGGCGGCGGGACGCGCCTTCCGGCCGCCTATCCGCAGCAGGCCCCGCAGAGCGGGTTCGGCTACGCGGCTCCCCAGCAGGCAAGCGCTTTCGGCGCCGCGCCGGTCGGGCTTGGAACGGGCCAGAGCGGCTTCGGCGGGTTCGCCGGAGCACAAGCGCCGCAGGCCTACGCGGCGCCGCAGGCAAACTACTCCGCCCCGGATCGCTACGCCTCGCCCAGCGGCAGCACCGCTCCGGCAGCGGCATGGGCCGCCCCGGCCAGCGCGCCGGGCTATGACGGCCCGCAAGTCCCGGTCGCCTACGCAGGCGATCCGGTGATGACGCAGATCCAGTCGCAGATCGATCAACTGGCGCAGGACACCGGCCCGCGCGTCGACGTCCAGACCGGCTATCGCGGCCGCTCGGGCGAGACCGGCCTCTCCAAGCTCGACGAGATCAAGGGCTCGGCCAAGTTCTCGACCGGCGCCGCTGGTGGCCGCGTCTTCGCCAAGGCCGAGGCCGTGGTGATCGACGCGGGCCGCCCGACCGGTTCGGGCCTTGCGCGTTTCGGCCGCAACGCCACGCCGGAGGCGCAGGGCATCGTTGCGGCGCAGCCGTCCGCGCTGGTCAATGCGGATACCCAGAACGGTTCGGGCGTCGCGCTGTCGGCGGGCTACGAGAACGACTGGGTCCAGATCGAGGGCGGCACTACCCCAATCGGCATGGGCAAGACCAAGTTCGCAGGCCGCGCCGCCGTCACCCCCAAGCTGGGCCCGAACGTGCGCGCCACCGCCTTCGTCGAGCAGAAGCCGGTCACCGACTCCATCGTCTCCTACGCGGGCACTCGCGACCCCGTCACCGGTGAGCGCTGGGGGCAGGTGATGCGCACGGCGGGCGGCCTCGGTCTGAGCTACGACGAAAACGGCTCGGGCGTCTATGCCGAGGCACGCTACTACCGCCTGCGCGGCGAGAACGTGGCGAACAACGATGGTATCGAGGCCAACGTCGGCGGCTATCTGGAAGCCTACAAGGGCCGCAATTCACGCGTCACCGTGGGCCTCAACGTGAACTATCAGGCCTACGACAAGAGCCAGAACTACTTCACGTTCGGCAACGGCGGCTACTTCAGCCCGCAGAACTTCATCTCGGTCGGCTTCCCGGTGAACTACACCATGCAGGACGCGCGCTGGGATGTGGCCGCCTCGTTTACCCCGGGCTTCCAGAGCTACAAGGAAGACCAGACGGCGATCTACCCGACTGACGATACCGCGCAGGCCGAACTCAACGCGCTCAAGGCCGAGAATTCGGACGTGCGCTCCTACTTCGACAGCCTGAGCAAGACCGGCTTCGCGCTTTCGGCGCAAGGGTCGCTCTATTACAAGATCACGCCCAATACCCGCATCGGCGGCGAACTGGGGTACAACACGTTCGGCAGTTATGACGAGTTCCGCTCCATCCTCGGGGTGCGGCAGAGCTTCGGGAGCACTGGTAAATGA
- the bcsA gene encoding UDP-forming cellulose synthase catalytic subunit, translating into MIEKLAARVLDNRLARYASVAVIIGIAAVVIGVPLDGTAQWVCAGVTMAGALVMRRIKGRMGAVALGILAVLVSTRYLFWRTTQTIAFNTPLEFLFGGVLYLAELYAWVILLLGFLQTTWPLDRPVIEPEGEPDTWPTVDIYIPTYNESLEIVRNTVFAAMDLDYPVDRYRVFILDDGKRPEFRAFAKEAGCGYITRDNNLHAKAGNLNAAMKKTDGELIAIFDCDHVPTRAFLQLTVGWFQQDPRLALIQTPHHMYSPDPVQRNLAQTMGDMPGEGDLFYGPVQGGNDLWNATFFCGSCAIIRREALMETNGFAGETVTEDAHTALKLQRTGWNTAYISARLSAGLATERLVLHVGQRIRWARGMTQILRIDNPLLGRGLTWQQRLCYLNAMMHFQYPVPRIVFLTSPLAYLIFGQNIIQASAGLIFAYALPHLFCSSVANEKTQGGWRRPYWGEVYETILAFHLVKPTVMTWFQPRKGKFNVTDKGSLLDQTYFDWAIVKPHLICIGFVILGITMAVVKWAFFPYMFNIQTDTLVLNVAWALFSLAILLAAVSVARETRQERVDIRIPVQLPVTAYLASGHTVPAETIDISMGGAALCLPEELPTKDRTVSHITMAMGDEVLSIPVTTMRTNQRNSYVRFEKLDILAGRHLVRAVMGRADAWQPWGPPAMVGTARSFGDILRVDMVTLKRMLRLNFAERRQMKAANAAKRAAMAKAAKEAEKNDPKSAKGKGGLPLAKAAMLAGAVALGAAGLLFGTSEVHAQPTAKAPETAASAANPGVANTSGMSERLTLKDLRVSQPIRLRGTQGEMGIPFGMRQDRIATGAVLRLQMAWSPSMLDDLSQLVVIVNGEVAQTVPLTRANAAGQVLEVPVNPALLLPGDNQLNLRLIGHYARDCEDPFHSSLWANISNTRSWFDFSYQPLTFGPDLSRLPLPFFDKGQNVPLRMPFVFATQPRAGELQAAAATASWLGSLASYRGFSFQPVVGSIPRGNAIVFLKGTQGIPGLDIAPAGGPVAAALRNPNDPNGTLLVIMGRNDEDLRLAAAAVALGRGVFGGQRMSFDGVRIPAWPRYGAVRWLTTDKPVELGSIMEPYALQGMGIPPGPLTTRFRVAPDLFFWPREGGKLNLGYRYPVAQWLDKRASRLDVSINGQYLKTLPLGAAWWSQLFGPAGAKSADSNATVTLPRYNLFGQNELTYDYNLLIADKKKCTGTLPDNVRVSVDPKSTIDLTSAYHAIMMPDLATFAGAGFPFTASPDLAQTTVVVAPNPSMASVQAFLTLMGRFGDSTGVPVTAVTVTSSIDGDALASQDVLVIGGTALAEADMFAEAPVRYENGRLRVSERSPLQYVTALFGGSQENDPMAAAPVVYNAQGFSGIVSFQSPYASDRTVVALLSDDGAALPALVDGMADVKINAAIQGDLAVTRGDGMTSFALSNRYWVGSLPIWMKLAYYVSQRPMMLGVFTLLLALALAGPAYIFFRRQAQKRLARQDDHA; encoded by the coding sequence ATGATCGAGAAACTGGCCGCCCGCGTGCTGGATAACCGGCTCGCCCGCTATGCCTCCGTTGCCGTGATCATCGGGATCGCCGCAGTCGTTATCGGCGTGCCGCTGGACGGCACTGCGCAGTGGGTCTGCGCCGGTGTCACGATGGCGGGCGCGCTCGTCATGCGCCGGATCAAGGGCCGCATGGGCGCGGTCGCGCTCGGCATTCTGGCGGTGCTGGTCTCGACCCGCTACCTGTTCTGGCGCACGACGCAGACGATCGCGTTCAACACCCCGCTCGAATTCCTGTTCGGCGGCGTGCTCTACCTCGCCGAGCTGTATGCCTGGGTCATCCTGCTGCTGGGCTTCCTGCAGACTACCTGGCCGCTCGACCGCCCGGTGATCGAACCCGAGGGCGAGCCCGACACCTGGCCGACCGTCGACATCTACATCCCGACTTATAACGAGAGCCTGGAGATCGTGCGCAACACGGTCTTCGCGGCGATGGACCTCGACTATCCGGTCGACCGCTACCGCGTCTTCATCCTCGACGACGGCAAGCGTCCCGAATTCCGCGCCTTCGCCAAGGAAGCGGGCTGCGGCTACATCACCCGCGACAACAACCTGCACGCCAAGGCGGGCAATCTGAACGCGGCGATGAAGAAGACCGACGGCGAACTGATCGCGATCTTCGACTGCGACCACGTGCCGACCCGCGCCTTCCTGCAGCTGACCGTGGGCTGGTTCCAGCAGGACCCGCGCCTGGCGCTGATCCAGACCCCGCACCACATGTATTCGCCCGATCCGGTCCAGCGCAACCTGGCGCAGACGATGGGCGACATGCCGGGCGAGGGCGACTTGTTCTACGGCCCGGTGCAGGGCGGCAACGACCTGTGGAACGCCACCTTCTTCTGCGGTTCGTGCGCGATCATCCGCCGCGAGGCGCTGATGGAGACCAACGGCTTCGCGGGCGAGACCGTAACCGAGGACGCGCACACCGCGCTCAAGCTGCAGCGCACCGGCTGGAACACCGCGTATATCTCGGCGCGCCTGTCCGCGGGTCTCGCGACAGAGCGCCTCGTGCTCCACGTCGGCCAGCGCATCCGCTGGGCGCGCGGCATGACGCAGATCCTGCGCATCGACAATCCGCTGCTCGGCCGCGGCCTCACCTGGCAGCAGCGCCTCTGCTACCTCAACGCGATGATGCACTTCCAGTATCCGGTGCCGCGCATCGTGTTCCTGACCAGCCCGCTCGCCTACCTGATCTTCGGCCAGAACATCATCCAGGCGTCCGCCGGGCTGATCTTCGCCTATGCGCTGCCGCACCTGTTCTGCTCGTCGGTCGCCAACGAAAAGACGCAGGGCGGCTGGCGCCGTCCGTACTGGGGCGAAGTCTACGAGACGATCCTGGCCTTCCACCTCGTCAAGCCCACGGTCATGACGTGGTTCCAGCCGCGCAAGGGCAAGTTCAACGTGACCGACAAGGGCTCGCTGCTCGACCAGACGTACTTCGACTGGGCGATCGTCAAGCCGCACCTCATCTGCATCGGCTTCGTGATCCTGGGGATCACCATGGCGGTCGTGAAATGGGCGTTCTTCCCGTACATGTTCAACATCCAGACCGATACGCTGGTGCTGAACGTGGCCTGGGCGCTGTTCTCCCTCGCGATCCTGCTCGCTGCCGTCTCGGTGGCGCGCGAGACCCGGCAGGAGCGCGTGGACATCCGCATCCCGGTGCAGTTGCCGGTCACCGCCTACCTCGCCTCGGGCCATACCGTCCCGGCCGAAACCATCGACATCTCGATGGGCGGCGCGGCGCTGTGTCTGCCGGAAGAGCTGCCGACCAAGGATCGCACCGTCAGCCACATCACCATGGCCATGGGCGACGAGGTGCTCTCGATCCCGGTCACGACGATGCGTACGAACCAGCGCAATTCCTACGTGCGCTTCGAAAAGCTCGACATTCTCGCCGGCCGCCATCTGGTGCGCGCGGTGATGGGCCGCGCCGATGCGTGGCAGCCGTGGGGACCGCCGGCCATGGTCGGCACGGCCCGTTCGTTCGGCGACATTCTCAGGGTGGATATGGTAACGTTGAAGCGCATGCTGCGTCTGAATTTCGCCGAACGCCGCCAAATGAAGGCCGCCAACGCCGCCAAGCGCGCAGCGATGGCCAAGGCGGCGAAGGAAGCCGAGAAGAACGACCCCAAGAGCGCCAAGGGCAAGGGCGGCCTGCCGCTCGCCAAGGCGGCGATGCTGGCCGGTGCCGTCGCCCTGGGGGCTGCCGGGCTGCTGTTCGGCACTTCCGAAGTCCACGCCCAGCCGACCGCCAAGGCGCCCGAAACCGCAGCTTCCGCCGCCAATCCGGGCGTTGCCAACACCAGCGGCATGAGCGAGCGCCTGACCCTCAAGGACCTGCGCGTCTCCCAGCCGATCCGCCTGCGCGGAACGCAGGGCGAAATGGGCATCCCCTTCGGCATGCGGCAGGACCGCATCGCCACCGGCGCCGTGCTGCGCCTGCAGATGGCCTGGTCGCCCTCGATGCTCGATGACCTCAGCCAGCTGGTGGTCATCGTCAACGGCGAAGTCGCGCAGACGGTGCCGCTGACCCGCGCCAATGCCGCCGGGCAGGTGCTGGAGGTCCCGGTAAACCCTGCGCTGCTGCTGCCGGGTGACAACCAGCTCAACCTGCGTCTCATCGGCCACTATGCGCGCGATTGCGAGGACCCGTTCCATTCCTCGCTGTGGGCCAACATCTCGAACACCCGTTCGTGGTTCGATTTCAGCTACCAGCCGCTGACCTTCGGCCCGGATCTGTCGCGCCTGCCGCTGCCGTTCTTCGACAAGGGCCAGAACGTGCCGCTGCGCATGCCCTTCGTCTTCGCCACGCAGCCGCGCGCCGGTGAACTGCAGGCCGCTGCCGCGACCGCCAGCTGGCTCGGCTCGCTGGCCAGCTATCGCGGTTTCAGCTTCCAGCCGGTCGTCGGCTCGATCCCGCGCGGCAATGCCATCGTGTTCCTCAAGGGCACGCAGGGCATCCCCGGCCTCGACATCGCGCCCGCCGGTGGCCCCGTCGCTGCCGCGTTACGCAATCCCAACGATCCCAACGGCACGCTGCTGGTCATCATGGGCCGCAACGACGAGGACCTGCGCCTCGCCGCCGCTGCCGTCGCGCTCGGTCGCGGCGTGTTCGGCGGCCAGCGCATGAGCTTCGACGGCGTGCGCATCCCGGCATGGCCACGCTACGGCGCGGTACGCTGGCTGACCACCGACAAACCGGTCGAGCTTGGCTCGATCATGGAGCCTTACGCGCTGCAGGGCATGGGCATCCCGCCCGGCCCGCTGACCACCCGCTTCCGCGTCGCGCCCGACCTGTTCTTCTGGCCGCGCGAAGGCGGCAAGCTGAACCTCGGCTACCGCTATCCGGTTGCGCAGTGGCTGGACAAGCGTGCCTCGCGCCTCGACGTCTCGATCAACGGCCAGTACCTCAAGACGCTGCCGCTCGGCGCCGCCTGGTGGAGCCAGCTGTTCGGCCCGGCCGGCGCCAAGAGCGCGGATTCCAACGCCACCGTCACGCTGCCGCGCTACAACCTGTTCGGCCAGAACGAGCTGACTTACGACTACAACCTGCTCATCGCCGACAAGAAGAAGTGCACCGGCACCCTGCCGGACAACGTGCGCGTCTCGGTCGACCCGAAGAGCACCATCGACCTCACCAGCGCCTATCACGCGATCATGATGCCTGACCTCGCGACGTTCGCGGGCGCCGGCTTCCCCTTCACCGCCAGCCCCGACCTGGCGCAGACCACCGTGGTCGTCGCGCCGAACCCGTCGATGGCCTCGGTGCAGGCGTTCCTGACCTTGATGGGCCGCTTCGGCGATTCGACGGGCGTTCCGGTGACGGCGGTGACGGTGACCTCCTCGATCGACGGTGATGCACTCGCCAGCCAGGACGTGCTGGTCATCGGCGGCACCGCTCTGGCCGAGGCGGACATGTTCGCCGAAGCGCCCGTCCGCTACGAGAACGGCCGCCTGCGCGTGTCCGAACGCTCCCCGTTGCAGTACGTGACGGCGCTGTTCGGCGGTTCGCAGGAGAACGACCCGATGGCCGCCGCGCCGGTGGTCTACAACGCGCAAGGGTTCTCCGGCATCGTCAGCTTCCAGTCGCCCTATGCCTCGGACCGCACGGTCGTCGCGCTGCTGTCGGACGATGGCGCCGCGCTGCCCGCACTGGTGGACGGCATGGCCGACGTGAAGATCAACGCTGCGATCCAGGGCGACCTTGCCGTTACGCGCGGCGACGGCATGACCAGCTTTGCGCTCTCGAACCGCTACTGGGTCGGCTCGCTGCCGATCTGGATGAAGCTTGCCTACTATGTCAGCCAGCGCCCGATGATGCTGGGTGTGTTCACGCTGCTGCTGGCGCTGGCCCTTGCCGGACCTGCCTACATCTTCTTCCGCCGACAGGCCCAGAAGCGCCTCGCGCGCCAGGACGATCACGCATGA
- a CDS encoding cellulose synthase operon protein YhjQ/BcsQ, which yields MPVIVTHGLKGGAGTTFIAAHIAMALSEAGADVTVLTTTQRDTMPLHFGLQPAMSLPSLFAPAEDAVLAAGIDLRSLTTAPEDNDFVPALRDLGFLETGQDKVMVIDVPASEFAFARRVVPHASANVCVINAAPDTLALMPQVLDEASPENIASTSFVINALDETRRLSRHSSAFIRELVGARLLGRVRLDESVPEAIAMLQPLGKYAPSSAALADVKMIGAALVPALETPGRPWVARGSNPAASSHSSSSPSRAA from the coding sequence ATGCCCGTCATCGTAACCCACGGCCTCAAGGGCGGTGCCGGAACCACCTTCATCGCCGCGCATATCGCGATGGCGCTGTCCGAAGCGGGCGCCGACGTCACCGTGCTGACGACCACCCAGCGTGACACCATGCCGCTGCACTTCGGCCTCCAGCCCGCGATGTCGCTGCCCTCGCTGTTCGCGCCGGCAGAGGACGCCGTGCTCGCCGCAGGTATCGACCTGCGCAGCCTGACCACCGCGCCCGAGGACAACGACTTTGTCCCCGCCCTGCGCGACCTCGGCTTCCTCGAAACCGGGCAGGACAAGGTGATGGTCATCGACGTGCCCGCCAGCGAGTTCGCTTTCGCGCGCCGCGTCGTGCCGCACGCCAGCGCCAACGTCTGCGTGATCAACGCCGCGCCCGATACCCTTGCGCTGATGCCGCAGGTGCTGGACGAGGCGAGCCCCGAGAACATCGCTTCGACCAGCTTCGTGATCAACGCTTTGGACGAGACGCGCCGCCTTTCGCGCCATTCCTCGGCGTTCATCCGCGAACTGGTGGGCGCGCGCCTGCTCGGCCGCGTGCGCCTCGACGAATCGGTGCCCGAGGCGATCGCGATGCTTCAGCCGCTCGGCAAGTATGCGCCCTCCAGCGCGGCACTCGCCGACGTGAAGATGATCGGCGCCGCGCTGGTTCCGGCGCTTGAGACGCCCGGCCGCCCGTGGGTGGCGCGGGGTTCCAATCCCGCCGCTTCGTCCCATTCCTCGTCATCTCCGAGCCGCGCCGCATGA
- a CDS encoding S66 peptidase family protein, protein MMNGSAFTRRAALMGIGGGALALPALRALAAPPAQARDMVRPPRLRNGDVLGLVAPAGFVADRFGLDEIGATVRAMGLEPRFAPHLTARDGYLAGSDAARAGDLKVMFADEGVRAIMAVRGGWGSARLLPLLDFAAIRKSPKLFTGFSDNTALCLALARAGVVSIHGPTAATSWPPASWESFRQLAFEGAMPTYAVPSYAGPNLGGRGPAVRTFRGGKARGRLIGGNLAVLSALVGTAYLPDFDGAILFLEETNEAEYRIDRMLTQLALAGLLERLAGVVFGQCTHCENPDGGFSNFTVYEVLDQRFASLGVPAFQGLMIGHVGGQISVPEGAMAEIDADAGTLRLLEPAVS, encoded by the coding sequence ATGATGAACGGATCGGCCTTCACGCGGCGCGCAGCCCTCATGGGAATCGGAGGCGGGGCTCTCGCTCTTCCTGCATTACGGGCGCTGGCGGCTCCACCTGCTCAGGCCCGTGATATGGTGCGCCCGCCGCGCCTGCGCAACGGCGACGTGCTCGGGCTGGTCGCTCCGGCAGGGTTCGTGGCCGACCGCTTCGGCCTCGACGAGATCGGTGCGACGGTGCGGGCGATGGGGCTGGAGCCGCGCTTCGCCCCGCACCTGACCGCGCGCGACGGTTATCTTGCGGGGTCCGACGCGGCGCGCGCGGGCGATCTCAAGGTGATGTTCGCGGACGAGGGCGTGCGCGCGATCATGGCGGTGCGCGGCGGTTGGGGCTCGGCGCGGCTGCTGCCGCTGCTGGACTTCGCGGCGATCCGCAAGAGCCCCAAGCTGTTCACCGGTTTCAGCGACAATACCGCGCTGTGCCTCGCTCTGGCGCGGGCCGGAGTGGTCTCGATCCATGGCCCCACCGCCGCGACTTCGTGGCCGCCCGCGTCTTGGGAGTCGTTCCGCCAACTGGCTTTCGAGGGGGCGATGCCGACTTATGCGGTGCCAAGCTACGCCGGGCCGAACCTCGGCGGACGGGGACCGGCGGTTAGGACCTTCCGGGGCGGCAAGGCGCGGGGGAGGCTGATCGGCGGCAATCTCGCGGTACTCAGCGCTCTGGTGGGGACGGCCTATCTACCTGACTTTGACGGCGCGATCCTGTTTCTGGAAGAGACCAACGAGGCGGAGTATCGCATCGACCGGATGCTGACCCAACTGGCGCTGGCCGGGCTGCTGGAGCGGCTGGCAGGCGTGGTCTTCGGACAATGCACCCATTGCGAGAACCCTGACGGCGGGTTCTCCAACTTCACCGTCTACGAAGTGCTCGACCAGCGATTCGCGTCGCTCGGCGTACCCGCGTTTCAGGGGCTGATGATCGGTCACGTCGGCGGCCAGATCAGCGTGCCCGAAGGCGCCATGGCCGAGATCGACGCCGATGCGGGAACCCTGCGGCTGCTGGAGCCGGCGGTCAGCTGA